Part of the Prunus dulcis chromosome 8, ALMONDv2, whole genome shotgun sequence genome is shown below.
ACCGCCATGGTATGTAAATATAGATGCAATTGTACatctatttttatatttcttgcaGGTGGAACCCAGCTGGGAAAAAGATAGGAAAAATGGAGCAAATCAATTATACATCTTAAATTTACATCATTTCCCATTTGAGCAAAAAATGTATTTACACCCCCCGAAGGTGTAAATGGGATGTAAAAGTGGCTTTACACCCCCTAAAATacaacccccccccccctGGATGCTCTTAAGGTCAAAAAATGTAGAGGCGATTGTGCTAAACTACTTCATGTCTTTAAAATTTGGACTGTGCCAATGGATTAAGGTATGGCTTAGAGGAGGTTTTGCGCAGAGAGGTTTGCCTGAGAGGAGATTTTGCGCAGAGAGGATTAGCGCAGACAGAGCCTCTGTCagagaggatgagagagaggaaggCTGAGAGAGATGATGGCTAAGAGAGGTTTGGCAATGGCGCACACAGAGCCTCTATCAAAGATGTTTCGGCGGCTGAGAAGGAGAGAGCTCATAGAGGAACGAAattggaaaaggaaagaagaaatgaaaacctAATTGCGTCATAATTTTTGTGCTGATCATGTGCATGCACGCCTATGGTAACGTCATATACAACCAATAAAAAAGAGCCatgtgttaaaaaaattaaaaattaaaaatatgtatataaattaattatattggaTCGATTCTGTGTGTTGAAAAACCGAGACCGAAACCAGTTcagtttggattttttttttttttgactttttcagTCAACACggttttttttggattttttcgGTTTAGTTTGGTTCAGTTTTGCGGTTTTGCGATtccgatgcccacccctaatcaAGCGTTTCAAGGAGAACAACGAGACAAGTCAAATTCACTACTTTTTAGGCCAAGTAACATTCTTTATTAGGTTAAAATAACATTTTAAGTTTCAAGGGTacttttgaaaatttatttgtattttgctTGCAACTAAGCTTCCTAGTgcataaaatttatttgtattttgctTGCAACTAAGCTTCTTAGTGCATACATGGGTTTATCCAAGTTGGCTAGAGCATATGTGCTTCCCACTAGTCACTCGAGTTCGAATCTCTCTCCCCGTAggttagattagattaaagtagaatatcgcttatattaaaaataaaaaaacttccTAGTGATTCTAGGGTTTGAGGTAGTACTAATAGTAACTTTAGTTATGTGATTAGGATTGTTATTCATATTATTATAGTCTCTCTCAACTTTCTGTTGGATTCCAAGCTTTCATGTTATAAGATTATTACTTCATTGTCTTCCCTTCATTATATTGCGTCACACGATACTTGATTCAACAAACTCCATCCAAAacagaatatatatatgttttccaTCACTTAAAGATCCATACATGCAAGATAATTTAGAATATGAAACCACTAAGTCGTAATTAGCCATAAATACGATGATTAGCATGCAAATAATAAACATCAATGTGCTCCCAAACCCGTAGAAACCCAAGGTTACACTCATTCCATATCATATGCAACTTGCAAGTGACCTTCAACTCTGCATCAATGGCATGGTTGTTGCCATCACTTTCAGAGACGAAGCTATTCACATGCATGAAGTGATCTTGATCTCCTCTATCATCTTATCTCTTGAACTATATATAGTTGAGGCATAAATTGCGGAAAAATCCTATAATTGTAAGCATGTGCCCTTCCCCCTCAACTGACCACTCACATCCCACTTTCTTCTGCCACATAGAATTTTTCCATATCAATTAGATTCAACCCAAGATTTTCCCTGTTATCACCCTTATAACATTTTTATATTAAGATGAAGCGACAATAATACCATTCATCAATCTGTCACCAATTCAATGCATACGCACTAACTTGCTTCCTCATTTGTCACTCAGTATACCAGACACGCGTGACCAATAAATACATGACAGATCAGTGATTACTAATCACATTCCATGGCTCTGTCCATACAAATGAACCAATAgaataataacaaaatactTCTTCTCTCAAAGGTGCGCCTGTCAAGACAAACTTTCTGTGTTGTATATGCCCACAAAAAATATTCAGACAATTGATAGTTTATAATTATAATCATTCATCATCTACAGCCTTGGTGTACAGTGCACAGATAAATGGTGGGTTCATGCAATGTATGAGAAATCTGTACAGCATCTTGCAGGTATTTTGAATTGTAGATATTAACACAAGATCCATTTGTGGGACTCACAATTGTAGACAGCTTGAGTGGGCCCACTCTAATTCATTCAAGCAACTGATCATTAGGATAAAAACAATACTACTTTTGGAGAGTGTTATTTGCACCCACTTTAATTATATGAAAACATTATAACCCAATTGTAATGATATCAAAAGGCTTATTTTGAAGTGCATacacataaaaagaaatatggaaCGCAAGGGATTTGGAgtttaagtaattaagaacATTTATTTGAGTATTTGAAGTCCCGAGTTCGATTCTGTCTTCTCAATTTAGTTAtgtcagaaaataaaaagaattagaacccaatttttaattttgattttcagacCGCAAGaacacccaaaaaagaagaaaaaagcacTTCTTTATAAAAGATGGGTTATGGCAGCGGACCCAACAGTTTGCTAAAATAGAAGCAgagacaaaaataaagcaagCCAGTCAAAGTTTCCCAAAGTGAAAGAGACAAGTttctttcacaatttttaCCTTTAGCCACAATTGCTCAAATTTTAGcatctcaaatttttttttttcaggtcagttattctctctctttccttatTGGGCTTCACAAAGGACAGTAGTTTCTGTGCTCCGCCAGCTTTCATTTCCGCCaggaataacaaaaataatgtgtAGGTTTCAGCCACACACACTCCACTCTCAGGTGCTCTCTTGTGctctttgaattttgaaaatggcTCCTTTGCGTCTTGGCGGTGGATGCATTGGCTTCACTTGGTGATGAGTGTCAGTCTTCAAAGAGGTTAGTGGGTTTCTctggtttttcaattttctccGTTGGGTTTGGATTATTTTGTCAAGTTTTTGCCTTTCTTGATTTGCTTGTGGCATTTCACCATACCTGTGTCTCCGTCATTGTAGTTTTGGTGAAGTTTAGTCGGCACattcttgattttctttctctaaatATTTACTTCGTGGGTTTCCAATTGAATCTGATCTGCTTCTTTCAAAGATTTGTCTTTTTGGGTTGCACTTATTGAATTTCAGTTAATTTTCCCAGATGGAATCCGCTgtaaattttcagttttttttaagaacaaaaaaagaatgctAAATGAGTAAAGGTTTTACAGTCGATATCCTGTAAGGTTTTACAGGCAAGACGTTTTGATGAGGACATCTTTGTCAAACCCATTAGGGCTTACAAATGAAAGAGATGGAAAAGGAAATTATTTAATTCGGTCTTCAAATCCTGCAATTTTGGAGCAGTAGATGATTCCTGTGTTTCTAACTTGTTTCCTAAGTTTTCTACTTTCTGGATTTCTTGTTTGACTAGGATATGGTTTACTTATATTTGGGTTAGGATTTCTGTTTTAGCAAgggatttttatcctattgtctctaggttttagtttgctgTAAATACCCCTTCTATGTAATTCATTATGGGGATTTGAGATTTGAGTTATTGAGTAAAGTTTAGTTTCCAAAGATTGGAGAATTCTTGATGTGAAGCTAGCCAAGGCATCTTTATCCATcgattttatgttttttccttgttttcgCTTCCGCTAAACTACCTAAATCTATAATTCACCCATATCCTACATCATGTTAACAGTTTAAAATTGCTATTGACTTTGGTACTATCTGATTAGACTTGAGATCCACTCCAAATTTCAATGGGGATCTCCATCACGAAAGTTCTTGATACCCATGCACCATGGGATGTATGCTACAGTTAAAACATTTCTGACTGCCGGTAACCTCCTACTTAAAAAACTTTTGAAACTGCTAAAGCTGAGAGAAGGTACGTCTTAGGTTTGTTTGACATGTTGTACAGAATATCACTACTTGGCTATAGAATACATTTGTATTATTGATAAGATAGAACTATGGcaagatatatatacatttgcATTATGCAATTAACATGAATGAAACCAGTATTACCACAGTTTTGGTGCAAAAAAGCTATCTTAAAACTGAACTGGGTGGGTAGTCAAAGTTTCTCATCTCAAGTTACATATTGCAAACTCTGAAAGTATATGGTACTTGTAGACAGTATAACATAACTAGATATTAAGATTTGTGACTTGTGACTTGTTATACGCCAAAGTAATTGAGAATTTCAAATGACAGAGGAAATATTCCTTGCTCCAATATCATGAGGCGTTTTGCTGCAATAAGACCAATTATGTAGGGAGATGAGAGAAACCGTGATTTCTCTCgcgcatgagagagagagagagagagagagagagagagagagagagagagagagagagagagagagagagaagaaaaatattgctATTTCTCTTGTAAAAAGATGTTCttttatttcaatataaaTAGTGGTGTGATACATATGAGTTCCAATCTTGATCTTTTAGGTTATTATAGatacaaaaagaaatgatAAACTAGACGTGTTATTTGACCTTAACATTTTCAAGAAAATGGTGTATCTTGTCATAATTTACTTTACGTTGATTTTTCCAGGTCTTGACAAGGTATTTATTAATTCCTGGTTTCACCCTTCAGCATGAAATCGGGACCAAAGGATGGCTGGCACTCTATTATGCCTCTTTGTTTGAGAGGCAAAGCAGCCTCACGTTTTTGCATGTTTCCAAAGGTGAAGACAGCAGGCTACATTCCAGGGAGCGCACCTGTCTATCTGAATGTCTATGACTTGACACCAGCAAATGGCTATGTCTATTGGGCAGGCCTTGGTATCTTTCACTCCGGGGTAGAAGGTTAGGATACTTTAATCAGTACATAGTTCCTGATAAATCCAATATTAGTGGTTGCTTTGTGAAAATACTAGTCCTACACTCCCCAAAGATTATGtggtaaaataaaattcttgaTTGTAAAAGCAATTTCTGATTAATGAATTTAAACTGGTGTCCAATTTTACTGAGTCCCGGGTTTATGAAGGTGATGCAATGTTTATTGATCATTTTTGCTTGTTTACAGTTCATGGTGTAGAATATGCCTTTGGAGCGCATGAGTACTCATCAAGTGGTGTCTTTGAGGTTGAACCTCGACAATGCCCTGGCTTCAAGTTTAGAAGGTCAATTTTCATTGGCATGACATGCTTGGATCCATTCCAGGTTAGAGAGTTCATGGAGCATCAATCTGCAATTTACAATGGTGACTCGTATCACTTGATTGTAAGGAACTGCAACCATTTCTGTGAGGATATATGTTATAAGCTCACCAGAAAACCAATACCAAAATGGGTCAACCGACTTGCAAGAATAGGTATATGGCATGTCTTTCACAACCACTGTTTATTTGATGTTTGACTTGCAATAATTGTATTCTTCTCAAATATCATGGTGAGGACCAAACACTTCTATTAATTGACCGTGGAGAATGATTGAACTGAAAATCTTTGTGGTTTAATTCCGTGTAGATTTATCTGCCACATGCAACTCTTTAGAGCACTCGGCTTTCATGAGTCACTCAAATATGCCATGAGGCTCACCATTTGTAtagtgaaaaatatatatagtaattTATTGTcccttataaataaaaaataaaaaattattgtcaGATAAAAGATTAAGTAACGCAAAAAGTGCCTCCTTTTGTAGAAATGTTCAGTGTCAAGCTTGAAGagtatttaattttggaaCATACTTTTCCTTCATCTTCTTAAGGAATTATTGTGTTGGTGAGACCAATTCATACTTTAttcatcttttcttcttccttttagGTTCACTGTGCAACTGTATACTTCCGGACACCCTTAAGACGACCACTGTTCCACATGACCCCAATTTCCAAAGATGTGAAAGTGAAAGAAAGAGACTAAGAAGTGCTTTCACTTGCTTGTCATCAATGTCAATGCCTCAGAGGGAAGTATCAATGTCGTCGTTGTTTCTACATTCTCACTATAAAGGCTGCTTACCACCATGGGAGTTTAAAAGGTCTAGAAATGACTCATTGAAGGAAGGTTGAGAAAATCCGTCAACATTTCCTTCGGTTCAAAGAATCCCAACCAACCATCTGTCTGCAATGCTGAGCTAGTGGGGAAGGTCACTTTCATTATTCAAGAGTCGTAGGAGGGCAAACATGTTGTTGTTTTGATTGGAGTGTAAAACCACTGGGTTACTGTGATTTCCTGCTAACCAGTGTTTGTGAAGTTTGCTTGTTGTATTTGTACGattgtattttaaaatctCTGATGTTAGAGTTACACATGTGCAGTCATATAATTATAGGAGAGAGCAATGCCTTGCTTCATTGCTATCAAAGTATATTGAGCTTCATGTTCTTCTGGCACTCTCACTTGCAAAAAGTGTCATTTCTGTGGCTTTACTTCCAATTTTTTCATACCTGATATCTTCTTGTTCCACAAAGGTGGGGTGGGGGTTATGTTGTGTGCAGGTTCAAGATTAGGGTGTAAAATATCATTTCGTACAGTTTTGATGACTTATTATCAGtaaatatatacttttatgGAAACCCTAATGTGTTGCGTATGCTTTGAGAAGGtactgaatttttattatgaCCTAGAAACATTTGATATTAGTAATTGATAAGTGTTTTAtttcctatatttttatacctttTATATATAGGTTTTGTAGggaaagttaattaaaaagagtATTATTACTTTACTTTCCTTATTTTCAGCTATTCTGCGCTCTTGGAAGGTTTTCAACTGAAAATCGACTTTTCGAATGAATTTTAGTGCAAGGCCAATTGTAGAAGAAAGCTAAGACATTGAAGATTATTGTATCaaagtttcataattttctacCACGCCAAATGCTCCATACCTGCAAGTCAAGACAGCCTAAGTTGAAATCCCATTAGAACTGCACTGCTGTGgaagattgaagatttgaaTGGCTTTCCGATTTTTCCTAGTGGCGTGTAATATATGCTTGGAAAGCTTAGAGATAAAGCTACgtttctcatatttttccaGAATTTTCTAGGAAGTGGAACCACCCCAAAACGTGCATGCAATTTGGCTGACGTGTTTCCTAGTCAAAGAAGGATTCTTTCCTagtttgttttcttaattgtTTGAGATTTTGTTTGCTTTAGGAGAGTTTTTCTAGACCTTTATAGAGTAGGGTTTAGTTATTTTACACTATATAAGGTCACCCTAAGGATCTATTGAGTGCATCATCTTTTCCATCATCCCCCATATACAACTTTCATACACCCACAAATATatcagagagagagccaagaatTTGCCAAATCGGTTTTATGACAACAATTATcttgtttatcttttcttttgtcatgaCCTAATTTTCCTTGCTAGGGCTACAATGTAGCCTAACCATgaatacttaatttttatagttatattaatttctaattattATCTCATGTTGAGTATTTGTTACTGttcttaattaatgatttaaatatctagctaatatttaattgatgaTCCAAGCGGAGACCGAGAGGagatgtttggtgtttgcttcttGTAACAAATACCATGACTTGAATGAGTGCCCGAGAGGGACTAACATGACTCATGCAGTTTTCTTGTAGGTTCTCATAGAACTTAATGGGTTCTTGGTTTTCTAAATCCGTTGCTCGAGAGAGAATGGGTTGTTAATTGAGAATACTTTTGGTTGAGCCCGAGAGGGGATATCGAATGAATTAGGAGAAACCAACTGTCAACATGGATAGTAATTAGGGTTAATTGGCTATAGGAATTAAGTAGAATTGGTTATGGTGAAATCGGATACTTTAGTGTCTCGTCAACTTGATTTTCcaacattaattaaattattatttttcataattgtcTTAGCTTACTTAAATCAATCAATCTTCTTAATCAACCGTTCAAATAAACTCtaaattaatcataattgGTAGTTAATAGAAAATTACAGACACTCTACTTATTTCTATATTACTTGTACGAATTGTGCGCTTGCAATAATTTCACAACAGTAATTCCTGCATAGGTTGCTTCCACTTGGGATTGTGAAGCTGGCAAATTTAAGGAATCTCTTGATGAACAATTGGACTAAATTGTCTGAAGGTCTCAAAGCTTCCAACATCAACCTTTACTACAAACCAAAAGTTGATTGGTCACATTTGACTAGGATAATGAATCCTATCCAGCCATATAATTCAGCCCACCATACGGGCTATAGGTAATTGAGAGGATGAGGCCTCACCAATTCTGGAATGGGGTCAGAATTCGGAGAGCAGCCTCATTGCAGAGGAGATAGCGTTTCAACTAAGAAATACTGGGAAAAATGGTTACAATATAAATGAACACCAACTGCAATTTTATTGAGAATAATAACGTTTCCATCAACATAAAACATCATATACAACTGAAACAATATTAATGAGCAATGGTCGAAACCAGTAACAATGAGAAACTGCTACAGTATACGATTGTTCAAAACCATAGAGCTCTCAGCTATCTAAAATTTATCAACAccatttaccaaaaaaaccaatttctATTAACACATGATATCAGAAGACCATCACAAAACAATGGAAATGCACAAGAATGTTGGTCTATCAAAAGTCAAAACTAGTCCAGTCCAAGACCTGGCGCACGAAAAGAAGGCTGTGCAAACCTCTTGACTATTCCAGCCATGTATTTCCCTTGATGCTCTGCGAGAGCCAGCTCTGTTTCACTTGGTTTCCTTGTGCAATCACCAGAAAGGACACCAGCACCATATGGAGACCCTCCTCTAAGAGAGTCCATTTCAAACATTCCGGCACCAAATGTGTAACCAATAGGAACATATAGCATTCCATGGTGTGCTAACTGAGTAATTGCTGTCCAACTGCAGGAAATACATATGATATTAGCATATTTataggtggatgagattgatCACATAAAGATATTAATCAATGTGGTAACAGCTACACGACATAGAGAGGAGCTGGAAACAAACCAAGCATACAGATTTATCTATtgtgaatatatatttttgagttttacATAGACGAACTAAAtaggaaaacacaaaagaaaagttaacaTGATTTAGAAATTCAGAAtccattatttatttacttcCTCAAATTTCCAGTGTAACATAATTTGACAAGCCAATAATGCATATAATCAACAGAGACATTAAACTAGCCGGGACCTATGGGATATATTTGTGGAGGTACCCTCTCCTTTCCATAAGCTCATTTCAGTCTTTTCTGATAAAGATCAGACTCAATCACAGACCTACAGTATGGCAAAAATTTAATACCAATTAAGCTGTAGCTGGTGCTTCTAACAGGCACTATGATCTAATGCATCGATGTCAATCTTTACtaaataggaaataaaatatactGGATGGTTTAAAGTTGACAAAAACGGAACATTCGTGGCTGATTTACGTCTGGTCCGACAATGATGAAGTTTGCAAAGAGTTCCTCATTCGGGATGTAAGTCTTGGGCACCTTTTGTAATATCTCAACAGTTTTCAGATAACCTCATGAAATACAAAACGAGTTTTGTAATATTTGGTaacctaattaaataaacaagttTCTTATTCAAACACCTTATAATTTATACCCAAAAGAGATGTCTCGAAAAGGGGTTGAAAGTTCCTTTATTTCACATCCTTTCTCCCATGGATGAACTATATGAGAACCTTGACATCCAACCCCCTTCTCTAACAGATTTCAAAGCAATTCAAAAGACCAATTACCCTACTCAGGAAAGCACACTTAATGTGATACTTTCACTTCTCTGTTCTCTGAAATCAAATTGGAAAGCTACCAACTCTCACTCATTTCAAAGCAATTCAAAAGACCAATTACTACTCAGGAAAGCACACTTCATGTGATACTTTCACTTCTCTGTTCTCTGAAATCAAATTGGAACCACATCTAAATTTGGAAAGCTGCCAACCACTATATGATATCTACATATAATACAAGTAATGCTCAGATACAAACTCCAATGCTCGTGCTAATTACatataacaaaaagaaataatatattttttctgaCATATCAACTTCCAATTCATCTTACGCTACTGACAAATCAAAAAGTGCACAATACTCATATCAGCATaccaacaaatcaaaattcaccaaaacCAACACGAAGAAAATAAAGCACAACTCTTGAAACAATGtactaaaaaacaaaaaccaaggGTGTCTTACTTACGCAGTGGTCTCTTGCCCCCCACCCTGTGTGCCAGTACTCACAAAGAACCCAGCAGGCACACCTGCAAGCCTCTGCTCCCTCCACAATTGCCCTGTGGAGTCAAAAAAGGCTTTCATCTGAGCAGCCATGGATCCATACCGGGTCGGAAACCCGAATAAGAGCCCGTCAGCCTCCACCAACCTCTCGGCCAATATCACAGGCACTTCATCTGCATTACCGTCTTTCTTGGGCACCTTCATCTGCTCCAATACTTCAGAGGACAGCGTCTCCGGAACCCGGTACAGAAACCCTTCAACGCCATCAATGGAATCAACCCCTTTCTTTATCCTCCTGGCCAAGACCTCCACATGCCCATACATTGAGTAAAACACTATGAAAACCCTCAGCTGTCTTTGTGCAATCGCATGGTCAATTGGGTTTGTTTGTGTggtttgggtttggttttggtCTGAAACAGGACCATCGCTTTCTGGGTTTTGAAGATCTTGATCAGAAACGCCTTTGGGTGGCCTGTTCTTACTTGGCACACAACCACCTCCTTTAcccataaaattcaaaaaatggGTTTGTGATTATGGTGCAGTAGGACAGTTCAGAAGCTGAGAAATGTCAGGACTTTGTGCTCTCGCTGAAGATTTTGATCAAAGAATAATGGCCAATGGGATAGCTTATTGTAAAAGGAAATGGATAAGCAATCTGTGTTCAGATTCTGAATTGTAGCTTAGTTAGTAATATAAACAAGAAGACCAAGAGAAATGAAGCTTGGTGAAGATTTGGAGTTAGTGGAAATGAAGTTGGAGTTTGTTTGACTTCAATCCCGAGCTGTCTGGACAGACTGGACTATAGCGTCTGACTCCAA
Proteins encoded:
- the LOC117637275 gene encoding probable NAD(P)H dehydrogenase (quinone) FQR1-like 1, translating into MGKGGGCVPSKNRPPKGVSDQDLQNPESDGPVSDQNQTQTTQTNPIDHAIAQRQLRVFIVFYSMYGHVEVLARRIKKGVDSIDGVEGFLYRVPETLSSEVLEQMKVPKKDGNADEVPVILAERLVEADGLLFGFPTRYGSMAAQMKAFFDSTGQLWREQRLAGVPAGFFVSTGTQGGGQETTAWTAITQLAHHGMLYVPIGYTFGAGMFEMDSLRGGSPYGAGVLSGDCTRKPSETELALAEHQGKYMAGIVKRFAQPSFRAPGLGLD
- the LOC117636834 gene encoding deSI-like protein At4g17486, whose product is MKSGPKDGWHSIMPLCLRGKAASRFCMFPKVKTAGYIPGSAPVYLNVYDLTPANGYVYWAGLGIFHSGVEVHGVEYAFGAHEYSSSGVFEVEPRQCPGFKFRRSIFIGMTCLDPFQVREFMEHQSAIYNGDSYHLIVRNCNHFCEDICYKLTRKPIPKWVNRLARIGSLCNCILPDTLKTTTVPHDPNFQRCESERKRLRSAFTCLSSMSMPQREVSMSSLFLHSHYKGCLPPWEFKRSRNDSLKEG